The Geminicoccus roseus DSM 18922 DNA window CGCTGCTCGACGCAGGCGAGCATGAGGTCCTGGACCATCTCGCCAGCAATCCCGGCAGTGGTGGCCGACCAGGCGATGATCTCGCGGTCGCAGGCGTCGATCGCGAACAGGACGCGGACGATCTCGCCATTGCGGCAGGTGAGTTCGAAGTGGTCGGAGCACCAGCGGACATTGGAGATCAGCGCGACGACCGCGCCGTCATGGGTACGACCGAGCTGGCGGCCGGTGTGCCGCTGCAGGACAAGCCCGTGCTTTTGGAGGATGCGCAGCACACGCTTGCTATTCACCTTTGGCAGGTTCTTGCCCTGGAGGCGGCGGTTCAAGAGCACGGTGATGCGCCGATAGCCGTACGAAGGCCGCTCCTCGACCAGCTGGCGGATCAAGGGCAGCAGCCAGTTGTCCTCGGCTTTGTGGTAGCACCCGCGCGGCTTGGAGGTGCGTGCCAAGCGCTCGACCAGGTTGGAGCGGGCAACACCGAGCGTGCTGGCGATGGTGGTCATCGCGAACCGTCCCTGCGACCGCTCCACGACGGCAGCAGCGAGATCGGTTTTTTTGCCCGTGCCACGTCCAGCGCCTCTTTGAGGATCTCGACCTCCAGGGTCTTCCGTCCCAGCAGCCGCTCCAACTCACGGACCCGCTTCTCCAGGTCGCGCACCTGGGTCTGGCCGACCACCGGCTCATCCACCTGCACGGCTTCGAAGCCGCCCTCCAGCATGCGCCGCCGCCAGTTGAACAGCATGCTGGGCGCAATGCCGGCTTGGCGGGCGACCAGGGATACGCTCATGCCCGGCTGCATGGTCTCTTCGACCAGCCGCACCTTCTCGGCCGTCGAAAACCGGCGCCGGCGCTGCACCGACGAGATCACCTCGACACGGGGCGGAGGTCCGTTCGGGTCTGAAGCCATCGTATTATCCATAGGCGTATGCCTATGCCTTATCGGCTATCGACCCTGTCCGGTTCAAATGGGGTGCAGTCCAGTTCAGTATCAGAGGCAGAACTGGAAAGATGTCAGCACTAGCGAGTCATTGCGTCCAACGTCAGCCGATGGCTATTTGTCAGCTATCTGATAGCTACTAGTTAGCTATCTAGGAGATGTCTACTTATGATGTTAGCCTAAGATATCTGGTAGCTATCTGGTATTGATCGCGACTTTCATCGCACTATATTCGCTGCTTCCACTTGATTGGCTAGCCATCAGCTATCTGGTAGCTATCCTACAGCTATCGGATGAGTGAGTTGTTAACCATACACACTGTTGATGTGTCCGTTCGGTTATCGCGCCACCCTCCAATAGCTGATAGCTACCAGCTAGCTGAACCAAGAATTAATCTTGCAGAGAAGGGGCGGGTATGCCGACCATCGTGTTTGCAAGTCCCAAGGGAGGGGTGGGCAAGTCCACCTCTGCGGTGTTGCTGGGGGCGGAGCTCGCCCTGAAAGGCGCGGCAGTAACGGTGATTGACGCTGATCCCAACAAGCCAGTGTCCGACTGGGCCCGGCGCCCGGGCCGGCCTGCCAACCTTATCGTCCGTGCCGACGTCACGGAGGACACAGTGATCGATGAGATCGAGGCGGCGGCGCGCCGGACCGCGTTCGTGATCGTTGACCTGGAGGGCACCGCCTCAATGATGGTGGCCTATGCGATCAGCCGAGCCGATCTAGTGATCATCCCGACGCAGGGCTCGCAGCTCGACGCTGCTCAAGCCGCCAAAGCCATTAAGCTGATCCGCCAGCAGGAGAAGGCGTTTGCCCGCCAAATCCCCTACGCAATTCTGTTCACCCGCACGAGTGCTGCAATCCGACCGCGCACGCTGCACTTCATCCAGGAGGAGTTCCGCCGCTACGGTGCACCGGCCTTTGACACACATCTCCACGAACGTGATGCCTATCGCGGGATGTTCTCGTTCGGTGGCACGCTGGAGTCGCTGAACTCGGGCCAAGTCAGCAACCTGGATGCAGCGATCGTCAACGCCCGTGCATTTGCGACCGAGGTGATTGGCATGCTACGCCGTGAGGCACAGCCTAAGGCGGCGCCGGCCGAAGCGGGAGCGGCCGGATGAACGGGGAACGTGCCAGCATCTTCGGCGACGACGATTTCGACGTCAGCGATTTCCAACCCCGACTGCCAGATCGGCCAGCGGCACCTCCAGAGGAGGTGAGGGCGGTTTCCGAGGCAGCAAGCTTTCGTAGTCGTGAGCCTAAGGACGTGGCGCAACTGCCGGCCCGGCGAGAGCAGCGCCGCTACCGTACCGGCCGCAATGCCCAACTCAATATCAAGGTCCGGCCTGAAACCCTTGAGGCCTTCTATGCGCTGGTCGACCAACATGGCTGGGTGCAGGGCGAGGCATTCGAACGCGCGCTTGCAGCACTGGAGCGTGAGCTTGACCTGCAGAAGTGAGGTACACCCTCAGGGTGTGCAGATTGGTTACAGGTATCGAGGAAACGTGATGCCGCCTAGCGCGTGCACCTCGATGCACATCCGTACTTTGGGGCCTTTTTTCCACAAGCCTTCTTGGACTCTGATGGCGGATTCTTGGACTCTGGTGGCGTTACGCGTAGTTATCCACTGGACTCTAGTGGCTCAACTAATAAAGAGAGAATCAAATATCTCTTCAAATAGCTAGCGCCACCAAAGTCCAAGTTGACGGGGTGGATTGTTCTGACCAGTGTCCTGGCATGGCCGACGTCCACCACCTGATCCTCCAGCACGGGATCGACGAAGCTCGTCGACAAGCGGTTACTCGCCATGAGCGAGCCGTGGTGGAAGCAGCCTATCAGGTGCTCGGCGACGAGACGGAAGGCATCGGCTTCACCTATTCAGGCTTCGCGCTGACCTCGCTCCCCCACAAGGAGCAGAGCGAGACCATCTGGAAGCGTGAAGGGCATAACCTTACCCTGATCCTGCAGTCTGGTGTCGACCGGCAGGGACAGGAAGTAGGGCTGCCCTATGGATCGTATGCCCGTTTCATTCTGTTGTTTCTGCAGTCCGAGGCAGTCAAGACTCGTTCACGCGAGATTGAACTGGGTCGCAGCATGCAGGTCTGGCTCGGCAGAATGGGCCTCTCGATTGGTGGGAACAGCTATCGGCTGGTGAAGGAACAAGCCAAGCGCATCTCCTTGTGCCGGCTAACTTTCTTTGGCGGCCTTGGGGACCAGCAGCTTCTGCGCAACGGCGCGTTCGTAGAGGGCGCCATCACGATGTCTGGCACTCCTACGCAGCCGTTCTTGTGGCAGGATCGAGTGCGACTGGATGAGGCCTTCTACCAAGCGCTACGCGACCATCCGGTACCGGTGAACGAGGCCTCGCTGCGCGCAATCGGTCCTCGTTCCATGGCGTTGGACGTCTATATCTGGCTGGCCTATCGGCTTCATGCCCTTAAGCGTGACACCGAAGTGAGCTGGCCTGCCTTGCACACGCAGTTTGGCGCAGGCTTCAAACGGCAGCGAGCTTTCAAAGCTCAATTCTTGGAAAGCCTTGAGTTAGCAGTGGCCGTCTATCCAGGCGCCAAGCTGGACGTCCACGAGCGCGGCGTAACGCTGTGTCCTTCGCCGGCAGCGATCACTAAGGCATAGGCGCCACCAGAGTCCAAATTCACGTGGCCTGTTCAAGTTAGATCAAGGCGCCTAATCCGAACCTCGGATTCTCAGGTGTAGGGTTTGAAGACCTCGTTGCACCTCGCCCCATCC harbors:
- a CDS encoding replication protein RepA; this translates as MADVHHLILQHGIDEARRQAVTRHERAVVEAAYQVLGDETEGIGFTYSGFALTSLPHKEQSETIWKREGHNLTLILQSGVDRQGQEVGLPYGSYARFILLFLQSEAVKTRSREIELGRSMQVWLGRMGLSIGGNSYRLVKEQAKRISLCRLTFFGGLGDQQLLRNGAFVEGAITMSGTPTQPFLWQDRVRLDEAFYQALRDHPVPVNEASLRAIGPRSMALDVYIWLAYRLHALKRDTEVSWPALHTQFGAGFKRQRAFKAQFLESLELAVAVYPGAKLDVHERGVTLCPSPAAITKA
- a CDS encoding IS3 family transposase (programmed frameshift) gives rise to the protein MDNTMASDPNGPPPRVEVISSVQRRRRFSTAEKVRLVEETMQPGMSVSLVARQAGIAPSMLFNWRRRMLEGGFEAVQVDEPVVGQTQVRDLEKRVRELERLLGRKTLEVEILKEALDVARGKKTDLAAAVVERSQGRFAMTTIASTLGVARSNLVERLARTSKPRGCYHKAEDNWLLPLIRQLVEERPSYGYRRITVLLNRRLQGKNLPKVNSKRVLRILQKHGLVLQRHTGRQLGRTHDGAVVALISNVRWCSDHFELTCRNGEIVRVLFAIDACDREIIAWSATTAGIAGEMVQDLMLACVEQRFGSLKTPHPVEWLSDNGSAYIAKDTRNTATALGLRLCFTPVRSPQSNGIAEAFVKTFRRDYLQLSILPDAVTVLRLLPAWMDDYNTIHPHSALRFQSPAEFRKLSA
- a CDS encoding ParA family protein, whose translation is MPTIVFASPKGGVGKSTSAVLLGAELALKGAAVTVIDADPNKPVSDWARRPGRPANLIVRADVTEDTVIDEIEAAARRTAFVIVDLEGTASMMVAYAISRADLVIIPTQGSQLDAAQAAKAIKLIRQQEKAFARQIPYAILFTRTSAAIRPRTLHFIQEEFRRYGAPAFDTHLHERDAYRGMFSFGGTLESLNSGQVSNLDAAIVNARAFATEVIGMLRREAQPKAAPAEAGAAG